From the genome of Amyelois transitella isolate CPQ chromosome 16, ilAmyTran1.1, whole genome shotgun sequence, one region includes:
- the LOC106143324 gene encoding bifunctional methylenetetrahydrofolate dehydrogenase/cyclohydrolase, mitochondrial isoform X2, which produces MAQILNGNAIAKDVKDELIVKIQKWVAEGHRPPSLKCIIVGDDPASHTYVRNKVTAAKYCGIDAETIRLDSDITEEFLLHKINELNNSNEVDGILIQLPVPDTMDERKICNAVSPKKDVDGFHIINVGQLCLDMPTIVPATALGVVELLKRAKIETHGRDAVVIGRSKNVGMPIAMMLHTDKRHESGLGMDATVTICHRHTPRAKLENYCRNADIIISATGIPNLIKADMVKPGATVVDVGITRITNAEGKNKLVGDVDYEEVVKVAGAITPVPGGVGPMTVAMLMQNTFQAAKMLRDKTTVLQ; this is translated from the exons ATGGCCCAAATCCTCAATGGAAACGCCATAGCTAAAGATGTAAAGGACGAGTTGATCgtgaaaattcaaaaatggGTTGCGGAGGGACACCGACCACCATCTCTGAAGTGCATCATTGTTGGCGACGATCCAGCAAGCCACACTTATGTCCGAAACAAAGTTACAGCCGCAAAGTACTGCGGTATTGATGCTGAAACTATACGATTGGATAGTGATATTACTGAAGAGTTTTTACTGCACAAGATAAATGAACTTAATAACAGTAATGAAGTAGATGGTATACTCATACAGTTGCCAGTTCCGGATACAATGGATGAGAGGAAAATTTGCAATGCGGTGTCTCCGAAAAAGGATGTGGACGGCTTTCATATCATCAATGTAGGGCAACTGTGCTTGGATATGCCTACTATTGTGCCTGCCACAGCTCTTGGTGTTGTGGAATTGCTTAAAAg AGCGAAAATCGAGACACACGGTCGGGACGCTGTTGTGATTGGTCGATCGAAGAATGTGGGCATGCCGATAGCAATGATGCTCCATACCGACAAGAGGCATGAAAGTGGCCTCGGCATGGACGCCACAGTCACTATCTGCCACAGACATACACCCAGGGCGAAACTGGAGAACTATTGTCGGAATGCTGACATCATTATTAGTGCTACAG GTATCCCTAACCTAATTAAAGCGGATATGGTGAAACCCGGTGCCACGGTCGTAGATGTCGGTATTACAAGAATTACAAATGCCGAAGGGAAAAACAAGTTAGTTGGCGACGTTGATTATGAAG AAGTCGTAAAAGTCGCCGGTGCTATAACACCCGTTCCCGGCGGCGTGGGACCCATGACGGTAGCCATGTTGATGCAGAACACCTTCCAAGCGGCCAAGATGCTTCGTGACAAGACAACTGTCCTGCAGTGA
- the LOC106143324 gene encoding bifunctional methylenetetrahydrofolate dehydrogenase/cyclohydrolase, mitochondrial isoform X1 translates to MRQIFCLRIASRVLTATMRSHTYFDSLGSPSIMAQILNGNAIAKDVKDELIVKIQKWVAEGHRPPSLKCIIVGDDPASHTYVRNKVTAAKYCGIDAETIRLDSDITEEFLLHKINELNNSNEVDGILIQLPVPDTMDERKICNAVSPKKDVDGFHIINVGQLCLDMPTIVPATALGVVELLKRAKIETHGRDAVVIGRSKNVGMPIAMMLHTDKRHESGLGMDATVTICHRHTPRAKLENYCRNADIIISATGIPNLIKADMVKPGATVVDVGITRITNAEGKNKLVGDVDYEEVVKVAGAITPVPGGVGPMTVAMLMQNTFQAAKMLRDKTTVLQ, encoded by the exons ATGAGGCAAATCTTTTGCCTCCGAATAGCCAGTAGAGTTCTGACCGCCACAATGAGAAGCCACACATATTTTGACTCCTTGGGCTCCCCcag CATCATGGCCCAAATCCTCAATGGAAACGCCATAGCTAAAGATGTAAAGGACGAGTTGATCgtgaaaattcaaaaatggGTTGCGGAGGGACACCGACCACCATCTCTGAAGTGCATCATTGTTGGCGACGATCCAGCAAGCCACACTTATGTCCGAAACAAAGTTACAGCCGCAAAGTACTGCGGTATTGATGCTGAAACTATACGATTGGATAGTGATATTACTGAAGAGTTTTTACTGCACAAGATAAATGAACTTAATAACAGTAATGAAGTAGATGGTATACTCATACAGTTGCCAGTTCCGGATACAATGGATGAGAGGAAAATTTGCAATGCGGTGTCTCCGAAAAAGGATGTGGACGGCTTTCATATCATCAATGTAGGGCAACTGTGCTTGGATATGCCTACTATTGTGCCTGCCACAGCTCTTGGTGTTGTGGAATTGCTTAAAAg AGCGAAAATCGAGACACACGGTCGGGACGCTGTTGTGATTGGTCGATCGAAGAATGTGGGCATGCCGATAGCAATGATGCTCCATACCGACAAGAGGCATGAAAGTGGCCTCGGCATGGACGCCACAGTCACTATCTGCCACAGACATACACCCAGGGCGAAACTGGAGAACTATTGTCGGAATGCTGACATCATTATTAGTGCTACAG GTATCCCTAACCTAATTAAAGCGGATATGGTGAAACCCGGTGCCACGGTCGTAGATGTCGGTATTACAAGAATTACAAATGCCGAAGGGAAAAACAAGTTAGTTGGCGACGTTGATTATGAAG AAGTCGTAAAAGTCGCCGGTGCTATAACACCCGTTCCCGGCGGCGTGGGACCCATGACGGTAGCCATGTTGATGCAGAACACCTTCCAAGCGGCCAAGATGCTTCGTGACAAGACAACTGTCCTGCAGTGA